In Streptomyces hawaiiensis, one genomic interval encodes:
- a CDS encoding GH1 family beta-glucosidase, protein MSFSEFPEFPAGFFFGAATASYQIEGAYDEDGRGASIWDTFCREPGRVADGATGDVACDHYHRYREDIALLRELGVDSYRFSVAWPRVQPAGSGPANAAGLDLYDRLVDELLASGISPAATLYHWDLPQALEDRGGWRVRETAERFAEYAGVVAARLGDRVERWITLNEPFCSAFVGYAAGAHAPGAREGRGALAAAHHLLVGHGLAVHALRAAGAREVGITLNPDRLLPATDSPADLAAVRRVETLHNDVWFEPLFAGRYPEHEAETWGELLSSRDGSYRLDGDLDLIGAPLDFVGINYYRPITVSDAPYRDADPATRTAVDVRAEETWRDDVRHTTMGWPVVPHTFTDLLVCLTERYPALPPLLITENGSAEADTLDADGRVRDVERVDYLHSHLDALAAALRAGVDVRGYYVWSLLDNFEWARGYGQRFGIVRVDYDTQVRTPKDSYRWYQRLIAAHRARTTPGEDPRRSSPRATG, encoded by the coding sequence GTGAGTTTCTCCGAGTTCCCCGAGTTCCCGGCCGGCTTCTTCTTCGGTGCCGCCACGGCCAGTTACCAGATCGAGGGCGCATACGACGAGGACGGCAGAGGCGCGTCCATCTGGGACACCTTCTGCCGTGAGCCCGGGCGCGTCGCGGACGGTGCCACCGGTGACGTCGCCTGCGACCACTACCACCGCTACCGCGAGGACATCGCGCTGCTGCGCGAACTGGGCGTGGACAGCTACCGCTTCTCCGTCGCCTGGCCGCGTGTCCAGCCGGCCGGCTCCGGCCCCGCCAACGCGGCCGGGCTCGACCTCTACGACCGGCTCGTGGACGAGCTGCTGGCCTCCGGCATCTCACCCGCCGCCACCCTCTACCACTGGGACCTCCCTCAGGCCCTGGAGGACCGGGGCGGCTGGCGGGTACGCGAGACGGCGGAGCGGTTCGCCGAGTACGCCGGGGTCGTCGCCGCCCGGCTCGGCGACCGGGTGGAGCGCTGGATCACGCTCAACGAGCCCTTCTGCAGCGCTTTCGTCGGCTACGCGGCGGGCGCCCATGCCCCGGGTGCCCGCGAGGGCCGCGGCGCGCTCGCCGCCGCGCACCATCTGCTCGTCGGCCACGGACTGGCCGTGCACGCCCTGCGCGCTGCGGGGGCACGGGAGGTCGGGATCACGCTCAACCCCGACCGGCTGCTACCGGCCACGGACTCCCCCGCCGACCTGGCCGCCGTACGCCGCGTCGAGACGCTCCACAACGACGTATGGTTCGAGCCGCTGTTCGCCGGGCGCTACCCGGAGCACGAAGCCGAGACCTGGGGCGAGTTGCTGTCCTCCCGTGACGGCTCGTACCGCCTCGACGGCGACCTCGACCTCATCGGTGCACCGCTCGACTTCGTCGGCATCAACTACTACCGCCCGATCACCGTCTCCGATGCCCCGTACCGCGACGCCGACCCCGCCACCCGTACCGCGGTCGACGTCCGGGCCGAGGAGACCTGGCGCGACGATGTCCGCCACACCACCATGGGCTGGCCCGTCGTCCCGCACACCTTCACGGATCTGCTGGTCTGCCTGACCGAGCGCTACCCCGCGCTGCCACCGCTCCTGATCACCGAGAACGGCTCGGCGGAGGCGGACACCCTCGACGCCGACGGCCGGGTCCGCGACGTGGAGCGGGTCGACTACCTTCACAGCCATCTGGACGCGCTCGCCGCCGCCCTGCGCGCGGGTGTCGACGTGCGCGGCTACTATGTGTGGTCGCTGCTGGACAACTTCGAGTGGGCCCGTGGCTACGGCCAGCGCTTCGGCATCGTCCGGGTCGACTACGACACGCAAGTACGCACACCCAAGGACAGCTACCGCTGGTACCAGCGGCTGATCGCCGCCCACCGCGCCCGCACCACCCCCGGTGAGGACCCCCGACGAAGTTCGCCGAGGGCCACTGGCTGA
- a CDS encoding DUF5132 domain-containing protein — protein MASAPLLKKVIRPVIRGTVKGSVKLAMDAKRVAHEINEDLSDIAAEATAEAFAADLQEGSDVPHQTTKKARTSAVNG, from the coding sequence GTGGCTTCCGCCCCCCTGCTGAAGAAGGTGATCAGGCCGGTGATTCGAGGGACCGTAAAGGGCTCCGTGAAGCTGGCGATGGACGCCAAGCGAGTCGCTCACGAGATCAACGAAGACCTGAGCGACATTGCCGCCGAGGCGACAGCCGAGGCGTTCGCCGCCGATCTGCAGGAGGGGTCGGACGTTCCCCATCAGACCACCAAGAAGGCCCGTACGAGCGCCGTGAACGGGTGA